Below is a window of Moorella thermoacetica DNA.
GTGGTGGATGCCATGACCGGCCAGGACGCCGTTCAGGTGGCCTCTACCTTTCACCAGCAACTGGGCCTGACGGGGGTCATCCTGACCAAGCTCGACGGTGACACCCGGGGCGGGGCCGCCCTCTCCATCAGGGCTGTTACCGGTTGCCCGATTAAATTTATCGGTATGGGCGAAAAAACCGAGGCCCTGGAGACCTTCCACCCGGACCGGTTAGCCTCCCGCATCCTGGGTATGGGTGATGTCCTGAGCCTCATTGAGAAAGCCCAGGCCAACCTGGATGTTGAGCGAGCGAAAGAGCTGCAGAAGAAAATCCGCCAGCAGGAGTTTACCCTGGAGGATTTTCTGGAACAGATGAAACAGATGAAAAAAATGGGTCCCCTGGAAGAGATTCTAAACATGCTCCCCGGGGCCGGTAAAATGAAGCAGCTCAAGGATCTCCAGATTGACCCCAAAGAAATGATCCGTACGGAAGCCATTATCCAGTCTATGACGCCGGCGGAGAGGCGCAATCCGGCCATCATCAATGGCAGCCGCAAACGGCGTATTGCTGCCGGCAGCGGCACCCGGGTCCAGGACGTCAATCGTTTGCTGCGCCAGTTCGAGGACGCGCGGAAGCTGATGCACATGTTCAGTGAAGGTGGCGGCAAGAAAAAGCCCAAAGGCCGCATCCCCTTCCCCTTTTAGGGAACTTTTTGAGGAGGTGAAATGGATGGCTACTAAAATCCGCCTGAAGCGCATGGGAGCTAAAAAAGCACCCTTCTACCGTCTGGTGGTGGCCGATTCCCGCTCGCCCCGCGACGGCCGGGTAGTTGAGGAGATCGGTTACTATAACCCCGTCAAGCAGCCTGTAGAAATAAAGGTCGATGAAGAAAAGGCCCTGCACTGGTTAACCACGGGGGCCCAGCCTTCGGAAACCGTCCGGGCTCTGTTGAAAAAAGCCGGGGTATGGCAGAAATATATCGCTGCCCGGGAAGCTAAATAGGGGGGCGCATAACTAATGAAGGAATTGTTAATAACCCTGGCTAAAGCCCTGGTAGATCACCCCGACCAGGTCAGCGTCAACCAGATTGAAGGTGAAAAATCAGTTATCCTGGAGCTCCGGGTAGCCCAGGAGGATATGGGCAAGGTAATCGGTAAACAGGGACGTATAGCACGAGCCATCCGGACCCTGGTCAAGGCAGCCGCGGCCCATGAAGGTAAGCGCGTAGTGGTGGAGATTATCCATTAACCATGGATACAGAAAGGATTGGCGTCGGCAAAATTATCGGCACCCATGGCATCCGGGGGGAGGTAAAGGTTTTCCCCCTGACGGATTTCCCCGAGCGCTTCCGGCCGGGGACCAGGTTAATCCTGGAGCAGGAAGGGGCGGATGGCCGGGAAGGGAGAACTTTCCCGGTGACCGTCATCAGTGTCCGTCCCGGCAAAGGAAATCTCATCCTAAAACTGGCCGAAATTAACGACGCCGACCAGGCCGGAGCTGTCCGGGGAGCAACCCTTAAAGTAGAACCCTGGGAGGTTGAACCCCTGCCGGAGGGTCACTACTATATTTACCAGTTGCTCGGCAGCCGGGTCTATACAACAGGAGGCGAATTCTTGGGCATCCTGCGGGATATCCTGGCAACGGGAGCCAACGATGTTTATGTAGTCCGGAATGAAGACGCCGGGGAAATTTTGATCCCGGCCTTAAAAACAGTCGTCCGCCAGGTTGACTTGGCCAGGAAAGAGATACGGGTCGAACTACCGCCGGGGTTACGGGACTAGGAGGCCAGAGTTTGCGGGTAGATGTCCTGACGATCTTTCCCGAGATGTTTACCGGGTTTTTAAACACCAGCATTATTAAGCGTGCCCGGGAACAGGGCCGCCTGGAGGTCAACCTGGTCAACATCCGCGCCTACGCCAGGAATAAACACCGAAACGTTGACGATTATCCTTTCGGCGGCGGGCCGGGGATGGTTATGCAGGCCGAACCCCTCTTCCTGGCGGTGGAAGACCTGTTGCCTGGCGGAGAGGCTGCCAGGCCGCCGGTTATCCTCATGTCACCACAGGGAGAAGCATTCAACCAGGGAATGGCAGAGGAACTGGCCCGGGAGGAGCACCTGATCTTGATCTGCGGCCACTACGAGGGTGTCGACGAGAGGGTCAGGCTGGCCCTGGTGACCAGAGAGATTTCCATTGGCGATTATGTCCTCACCGGCGGCGAACTGCCGGCTATGGTCATTATCGACGCCGTCACCCGCCTGCTACCGGGTGTTCTGGGGGCGCCGGAGGGAGCGCGGGAGGATTCCTTTGCCATGGGACTGCTGGAATATCCCCAGTATACACGTCCCCGTTCCTTTCGCGGCCTGGAAGTGCCGGAGGTACTGTTATCGGGCAACCATGAGCAGATCCGGCGCTGGCGGCGACAACAGGCCCTGGAGCGGACCTGGCGGCGCCGGCCGGATTTACTGGCTAGGGTAAATTTAAGCCCGGAAGACCGGCGCTTTTTGGAGGAAATTAGCTGCCGGGAAGGGGAGAGAACTCCTTAACTCCTTGATGTTGTTACGCAGGAAATATTTATGGTATAATAAGCGCTGGTTTACCGGCTGGAAAGGAGGGGTTCAAGGTGAATATCATCGAAACCCTGGAAAAGGAACAATTGCGTACCGATATCCCTGATTTTAGACCCGG
It encodes the following:
- the ffh gene encoding signal recognition particle protein produces the protein MAVFASLADKLQETFKKLRGKGKLTEADVTAAMREIRLALLEADVNFKVVKDFVNRVKERAVGQEVMQSLTPGQQVVKIVHEELTALMSGGESKINWASQPPTVIMLAGLQGAGKTTTAAKLARLAQNQGRRPLLVAADVYRPAAIKQLQVLGEQLKVPVFSMGEGSSPVDIARAAVEHARTHGSNPVILDTAGRLHINETMMAELAAIKEAVRPQEILLVVDAMTGQDAVQVASTFHQQLGLTGVILTKLDGDTRGGAALSIRAVTGCPIKFIGMGEKTEALETFHPDRLASRILGMGDVLSLIEKAQANLDVERAKELQKKIRQQEFTLEDFLEQMKQMKKMGPLEEILNMLPGAGKMKQLKDLQIDPKEMIRTEAIIQSMTPAERRNPAIINGSRKRRIAAGSGTRVQDVNRLLRQFEDARKLMHMFSEGGGKKKPKGRIPFPF
- the rimM gene encoding ribosome maturation factor RimM (Essential for efficient processing of 16S rRNA), whose translation is MDTERIGVGKIIGTHGIRGEVKVFPLTDFPERFRPGTRLILEQEGADGREGRTFPVTVISVRPGKGNLILKLAEINDADQAGAVRGATLKVEPWEVEPLPEGHYYIYQLLGSRVYTTGGEFLGILRDILATGANDVYVVRNEDAGEILIPALKTVVRQVDLARKEIRVELPPGLRD
- the trmD gene encoding tRNA (guanosine(37)-N1)-methyltransferase TrmD, encoding MRVDVLTIFPEMFTGFLNTSIIKRAREQGRLEVNLVNIRAYARNKHRNVDDYPFGGGPGMVMQAEPLFLAVEDLLPGGEAARPPVILMSPQGEAFNQGMAEELAREEHLILICGHYEGVDERVRLALVTREISIGDYVLTGGELPAMVIIDAVTRLLPGVLGAPEGAREDSFAMGLLEYPQYTRPRSFRGLEVPEVLLSGNHEQIRRWRRQQALERTWRRRPDLLARVNLSPEDRRFLEEISCREGERTP
- the rpsP gene encoding 30S ribosomal protein S16 — protein: MATKIRLKRMGAKKAPFYRLVVADSRSPRDGRVVEEIGYYNPVKQPVEIKVDEEKALHWLTTGAQPSETVRALLKKAGVWQKYIAAREAK
- a CDS encoding KH domain-containing protein, with product MKELLITLAKALVDHPDQVSVNQIEGEKSVILELRVAQEDMGKVIGKQGRIARAIRTLVKAAAAHEGKRVVVEIIH